One segment of Sesamum indicum cultivar Zhongzhi No. 13 linkage group LG4, S_indicum_v1.0, whole genome shotgun sequence DNA contains the following:
- the LOC105161278 gene encoding zinc finger protein ZAT11-like → MMKRCREGSADVEDVSSMANCLMLLSGDRAAAAAAAGGGVFTRVFECKTCNRQFPSFQALGGHRASHKKPRLQAGGDHLLRASSSPPKPKTHECSICGLEFAIGQALGGHMRRHRAAMNDQNQQSRSPPLPSSVLSLSPPLIVKKSKSTRVLCLDLNLTPSENKFLFGKVAAPAVDCFF, encoded by the coding sequence ATGATGAAGAGGTGTAGAGAAGGATCTGCAGACGTGGAGGACGTATCGAGCATGGCGAATTGCTTGATGCTGTTGTCCGGTGATCGGGCGGCAGCGGCAGCGGCAGCAGGAGGAGGAGTATTCACCCGCGTTTTTGAGTGCAAGACATGCAACAGGCAGTTCCCGTCGTTCCAGGCGTTGGGCGGCCACCGCGCCAGCCACAAGAAGCCGAGGCTGCAGGCTGGAGGAGATCATCTGCTCCGGGCATCGTCGTCTCCGCCGAAGCCCAAAACGCATGAGTGCTCGATTTGTGGCCTGGAATTCGCAATAGGGCAGGCGCTTGGAGGCCACATGAGGAGACATAGAGCAGCCATGAATGATCAGAACCAGCAGTCGCGGTCGCCGCCACTGCCGTCGTCGGTCTTGTCTCTGTCTCCTCCACTAATTGTGAAGAAATCAAAAAGCACGAGAGTTTTGTGTCTTGATCTGAACTTGACTCCCTCGGAGAACAAGTTTCTGTTCGGGAAGGTTGCTGCTCCGGCGGTTGATTGCTTTTTCTGA